The Romeriopsis navalis LEGE 11480 genomic sequence TTGCGGGACAGCGGATGCGGGAAGTGCCGGGTTTTACGACGTTAATCTTGGTGATGCTGGGGTTTAGTGGTCTACAAATGATGATGTTGGGGATTATTGGGGAGTATTTGGGGCGAGTATTTGAAGAAGCGAAGGGACGACCATTGTTTATTGTGGCTGATACGCTCGGCCGACTCGAGCCGACATCGGTGATTGATCGACATCCCGATCGCCATCGCTCCTAGGCGATTGCCTGGTAATCTGATGATCTGATTTTTTACTGCCTTGCCATGAATCGCCAAACTGTCTCGAATGACATTACCTATCTCAACGAACCGGCTCCCGTTAGCATGGCGGATGCTTGGTTTGATTACGGTACGAACGATCATTTTTGGGTCAAGCATCGTAATGCGGTCTTCGATCGTCACTTTCAATCGATCGTCAAACGGGCGGAAAAGATTGGCGAAATTGGTTGTGGCTGTGGATTTGTCCTATCACATTTACAGCAGCAGTATCGTCGACCGGTCGATGGCTTTGAGTTGAATTTGCATGCATTAGAGCTGTGCCCCAAGCTGGAGGGCAATCTCTATGTCTATGACATTTTTCAGCGGCATCCGGACTTAGTGGCGCAATATGATTTGCTACTGATGATGGATGTGCTGGAGCATATTGAAGATGAAGCGGCTTTTCTGGCGGCGACCTATGATCACCTGAAGCCGGGCGGTTATTTGATTATTGCGGTTCCCACTCGGCAGCATCTTTACTCCGCTTATGATGTGGCTGCGGGACACCATCGGCGTTATAGCGATCGGCGATTACGAGCGGTCACGGCAGCAGCGGGTTTGACGGTGCATAAAACCGTGCATTGGGGGCATTGTTATTTGCCGATTCTGATGTTGCGACAGTTATTGATTAAAGATGTCAGTGAAGATGAAGCGATTAAACAGGGCTTTGCCGTATCCTCGATCATGAACTGGTGCATGTCACAGTTGCGTTGGCTCGATTTGTTGCCGACTTTTGGCATAACCGGGACAGCGGGTCTGATTGTGGCTCAGAAACCATCTTCCACCTAAACTGGCGATGTCATTAGTAAAACTTGTAGTTTGGCGATCGTTGTAGTCAGAAACATCATCGATTGTCGCTTTTTCGGGAAATTCACTGTGTCATCTCTCCGGATTCTAGGTAACTTGGTACGGAACTGGATAATGACGTTTTGCGTCCGATCACCTGTCTTGTTATTCCTCACACACATTTAGACGGTCAACTCTCATGAGTCGTTTTATTCTTAAACTGGCTACCGCTACAGGTTTAGTGGGTTCAGCTTTGTGTTGGTTAATGGCGATGCCAGCGGCGGCAAATGTTGAGCAGCGCGTCTCTGATCCGATGCTCGATATTAACGAGGCCCAGGTTTGCGTCATGTCGGAGCATAGCCGCTTTAATTTGGTTTGTGAACGGGTTAACCAAATTAAGGATCGTGAAGAGATTACGGCCCCGATTGACTTAGCGGAAAATCCCGACGTTTCCCCGGATGAATTCGTGTTTTCGGATCAAGAAAGTAATGCTGCAGTGGCGTTGTTTGGCTGTGACTGCCCAACTTGTATTAATGCTCTACGCAACCTGCGGATGATGGCAGTGGGCTAGGTCGATGGTCGGTTGAGTCTTTGAGGCTTGAGCAACATAATCGTGGCTACAAAAGGAAAAAGGGTGCGACTCAATTGCCTGTGAGTCGCACCCTTTTTCAGTGCGAACGATATTTGTCGTGATCGCTTACAGTCGCTAGAGGGGGTGGCGGATAGCCTTCCTGCCGGAGATGTTGTCCGGTCGAGAAGCGCTCAGACTAATAAATTAGCTGCGGATTAAGTCAGCGATTATGTGGTGCTACACAATCGGTAAATGTTGATTAATCAATATCCACATCACGATGAATAGCAGTGATAGCACAACCAGTTTGACTGAGACGTAGAAGACGATATGGTCAAAGTCTGAAAACCAACGCAACATATACACCTCCGAATCATGCCTGAGATACACGTACGACTGTTGAACTGCGAAGTTGCCTGCGTGAATATACTGTGGATGAATACCATCAGTTTAAAGAGATTTCCTAATTGAGTCGAGGTTTTACGCTCGATCCCAAAGGTTTATTCATGCTTTGTTACACATCCTGGGCTGGAGGGTGCAACATCTGATGCGAATATGCCTGATATTCTCGGATTTGCAAAAAGCGATCGCCAATTGCAGATGGCATTTCCAAGATTGAGAATGCGACTACAACGAACGATCACCGCTTTTGTATGGTTATTTTCTTAAGCCTGCCAAACTAAGCCCAGATTGATCCGGACAATTGCGCCAATCGACTCATTGCATGAATCAACCCGAGCAATCTATCTGGTTTTACTTTTTCTTGCCGCCCTTATTAGCTGCTGCAACCATTTCTTTGAAACCCTTACCAGCAGAAAATGCGGGTACAGTTGTTGCCGGAATTTTAATCGGCTGTCCAGTACTGGGGTTACGACCTTCGCGGGCCTGACGCTGACGGGCTTCGAATGTACCAAAACCGACCAGTGTCACTTTGTCGTTGCTAGCGACGGATTCCATGACTACATCGATCATGGCGGATAAAACAGCGTCAGCTTCTTTTTTAGTGACTTCTGCTTTGGCTGCAATTGCGTCTACGAGTTCTGCCTTATTCATGGGGGCTTTCCCTGATGGATTACAAGGTGTGCGATGCGATTATAAGGCAGATTTTCGTTGCAGAGCCACGGTTTCAGCCGTTTTTTAACGTTTCAATCTGAGAAAAATCCCGCAAATGCTTATGGGATAGGCATTTGCGGGATTTTTGAAAAAACAAACTTTTTAATGTTTGAGGCCTTAGTTGGGGCCAAATGGGAACTTATGAAAGGACTGAGTGGCAGCGATGACAACCATCCAAACAATCAGCTTGACAATCAGCTTGACAACATCTAACAAAACCAACGTGTGTGCTAAACCAACTCAGTGGCGTTAATCAGAAAAGTGTCAAGATATAGATTAGGGCAAACAATATGATCCAGATAATGTCAACGAAGTGCCAATAAATCTCGGCCATTTCGACGCCAGTGTGTTTGTGGGACGAATAATGCCCGTCACGCTGCGATCGCCAGACGACACCCAAGATGAGGCAGACGCCGAGCAAGACATGTAGACCGTGGAATCCGGTCATCATGTAAAAACAGTTGGAAAAGACGTTGGTGGAAAGGCCATAGCCCAGGTTCATGTATTCATAGACTTGACCGCCGAGGAAAATGGTCCCCATCAGAGCTGTGATGCCAAACCATTTCCGGAGACCGGGAATATCGTTGTTTTTGACGGCTTTGTTGCCGAGGTTAATCACAAAGCTGCTAGAGACGAGTAGAACGGTGTTGAGTGCTGGTAGCAGTAGCTCGACTTCGGTTTCTGCTGGCGGCCATTCTGCAGCTCCACCGCGATAGCTGAGGTAGACGGCGAACAGTGCGCCGAACATCAAGGATTCCGACAGGAGGAAGGTGAAGAGGCCGAAGGTCCGAAAGTCAGGATGTTCCTCGGCAGTGGCTTCGACCGGAAGCGTGTCAGTGGCGATCGGGGTTTCCATAAGCTGATTGGTTGGGTGATGGATTGATCGTGGGGGCGAACTGGCGCTCGCCCGGATGTTGTTCGTATTCAGTTACAGGTGAATGTTTGAGCAGAGGCGTGGTTGGACGTTATTCCGCCATCTTGGCCTCAGCTTCCTGGGCCGCTGCCTCGGCTTCGATCTGGTCGAGGATGTTGTGGCCGTACTCGTAGGGACCATAGGTCACAACGGGCAAGCTCTCCCAGTTTTCGATGATCGGTGGTGAGGCAGTGGTCCACTCCAGGCTCAAGGCGCGCCAGGGATTGTCGCCGGCCTTCTCGCCGCGAATCCAACTGTTGATCACGTTGTAATAGAACGGGATGATCGAGATCGCCAGCAGGTAAGCTCCCATGGTGCAGAGCTGGTTCAAGTTGGTGAACTGCGGATCATACATGGCGATCCGGCGGGGCATGCCCGACAGACCTAAGTTATGCATTGGCAAGAAAGTCAGGTGGGTGCCGAAGAAGGTCATGACAAAGTGAATTTTGCCCAGCCGCTCGTCCAGCATCTTGCCGGTCATTTTCGGGAACCAGTGATAGATCCCGGAATAGATGCCGAAGACCGAGCCGCCGAATAGCACGTAGTGGAAGTGGCCGACGATGTAGTAGCTATCGTGGACATGCAGATCAAAGGGCACTGCTGCCAAGGTGACGCCGGTAATGCCGCCGAAGACGAACATGGAGACGAGCCCGATCGCGAATAGCATGGCGCTGGTGTAGCGGATCTTGCCATTCCACAATGTGGCGACCCAGCTAAAGATCTTCACGCCAGTGGGGACCGCGACGATCAGCGTCGAAATCGTAAAAAACATCCGCATCCAGGCCGGGGTGCCACTGGTAAACATGTGGTGTACCCAGACGAACAGGCCGACGAGACAAATGGCCAGACTGGAGTAGGCGATCGCCTTATAACCAAAGATCGGCTTCCGTGCATGGATCGGGATCACTTCCGAAATGATGCCAAACACCGGCAATACCATCAGGTAAACCGCCGGGTGGGAGTAAAACCAAAACAGGTGTTGGTAGAGGATGACGTTACCGCCCGCCTCGGGCTTGAAAAAGGAAGTACCAAAGTTGATGTCAAAGAACAGCATCAAGAGGCCGATCGTCAATGGTGGTGTGGCAACCAGCGCAATGATCGAAGCAGAGATAATTGCCCAACAGAACAGTGGCACTTGACTCCACTTCATGCTCGGCACCTTCAGCTTATAGAGGGTGACCATGAAGTTGAGTGCGCCCATGATTGAGGAGCTACCCACAGCGATCAGGGCCAGAATCCAGAAGGACTGGGCCATGGGGGCCGTGATCTCACTCAACGGTGGATAGGAAGTCCAACCGGCTTGCGCGCCACCCCAGACAAAGCTGATCAGCAGGAGAACGATCGCCATGGGATTGAGCCAGAAGGCCAAGGCATTCAGCTTTGGGAAAGCCATATCCCTGGCGCCGACCATTAGCGGCAGGAAGTAGTTGCCGAAGCCCCCGATCGCCGCTGGGATCACCCAGAGGAAGATCATGATCGTGCCGTGATTCGTCAGCAGCGCGTTATAGACAGCCGGATCGACAAAGTCGGGATCAGC encodes the following:
- a CDS encoding cytochrome c oxidase subunit 3, which translates into the protein METPIATDTLPVEATAEEHPDFRTFGLFTFLLSESLMFGALFAVYLSYRGGAAEWPPAETEVELLLPALNTVLLVSSSFVINLGNKAVKNNDIPGLRKWFGITALMGTIFLGGQVYEYMNLGYGLSTNVFSNCFYMMTGFHGLHVLLGVCLILGVVWRSQRDGHYSSHKHTGVEMAEIYWHFVDIIWIILFALIYILTLF
- the ctaD gene encoding cytochrome c oxidase subunit I, which translates into the protein MTVLPVNQPGHSEHPEAWKWYDYFTFNVDHKVIGIQYLVMAFVFYLVGGAMAVAIRTELRTADPDFVDPAVYNALLTNHGTIMIFLWVIPAAIGGFGNYFLPLMVGARDMAFPKLNALAFWLNPMAIVLLLISFVWGGAQAGWTSYPPLSEITAPMAQSFWILALIAVGSSSIMGALNFMVTLYKLKVPSMKWSQVPLFCWAIISASIIALVATPPLTIGLLMLFFDINFGTSFFKPEAGGNVILYQHLFWFYSHPAVYLMVLPVFGIISEVIPIHARKPIFGYKAIAYSSLAICLVGLFVWVHHMFTSGTPAWMRMFFTISTLIVAVPTGVKIFSWVATLWNGKIRYTSAMLFAIGLVSMFVFGGITGVTLAAVPFDLHVHDSYYIVGHFHYVLFGGSVFGIYSGIYHWFPKMTGKMLDERLGKIHFVMTFFGTHLTFLPMHNLGLSGMPRRIAMYDPQFTNLNQLCTMGAYLLAISIIPFYYNVINSWIRGEKAGDNPWRALSLEWTTASPPIIENWESLPVVTYGPYEYGHNILDQIEAEAAAQEAEAKMAE
- a CDS encoding HU family DNA-binding protein produces the protein MNKAELVDAIAAKAEVTKKEADAVLSAMIDVVMESVASNDKVTLVGFGTFEARQRQAREGRNPSTGQPIKIPATTVPAFSAGKGFKEMVAAANKGGKKK
- a CDS encoding class I SAM-dependent methyltransferase, producing the protein MNRQTVSNDITYLNEPAPVSMADAWFDYGTNDHFWVKHRNAVFDRHFQSIVKRAEKIGEIGCGCGFVLSHLQQQYRRPVDGFELNLHALELCPKLEGNLYVYDIFQRHPDLVAQYDLLLMMDVLEHIEDEAAFLAATYDHLKPGGYLIIAVPTRQHLYSAYDVAAGHHRRYSDRRLRAVTAAAGLTVHKTVHWGHCYLPILMLRQLLIKDVSEDEAIKQGFAVSSIMNWCMSQLRWLDLLPTFGITGTAGLIVAQKPSST